In Trichoderma asperellum chromosome 1, complete sequence, a single window of DNA contains:
- a CDS encoding uncharacterized protein (EggNog:ENOG41~MEROPS:MER0031431), whose translation MAPRILFVLTSRATMNNGAPTGWYLPEFARPYFHLIGPDEAKPRAEIVVASPAGGLAPIDQVSVNNFKDDASVKFYETRKHLWEQTVALKEFHGKASEFDAIFYPGGHGPMFDLVNDKDSIKLIEEFYNAGKIVAAVCHGPIALVNAIVDGKPLLSGRTATGFSNAEEDAIKLTEAMPALLEDEIRRVGGTYVKADALWKEQVVVDGRIITGQNPNSAQGVGVAIARALGLDSA comes from the exons ATGGCTCCTAGAATCCTCTTTGTTCTCACCAGCCGAGCTACGATGAACAACGGTGCACCCACTGGGTGGTATCTG CCCGAGTTTGCCCGGCCTTATTTCCACCTGATTGGCCCAGATGAGGCAAAGCCCCGAGCTGAAATTGTTGTTGCTTCCCCTGCTGGTGGTCTTGCCCCAATCGACCAAGTGTCAGTCAACAACTTCAAGGACGATGCCTCAGTCAAGTTTTACGAAACCAGGAAGCATCTCTGGGAGCAAACCGTAGCCCTCAAGGAATTTCACGGAAAGGCATCCGAATTCGATGCAATTTTCTATCCCGGCGGTCACGGGCCCATGTTCGATCTTGTCAACGACAAGGACTCCATCAAGCTCATTGAGGAGTTTTACAATGCCGGCAAGATTGTTGCGGCTGTCTGCCATGGCCCCATCGCTCTCGTGAATGCCATCGTCGACGGGAAGCCGCTCCTCAGTGGTCGCACGGCCACTGGCTTCAGCAACGCGGAAGAAGACGCTATAAAGCTGACTGAAGCCATGCCTGCTCTGTTGGAGGACGAAATCAGGCGAGTTGGCGGCACCTATGTCAAGGCAGATGCACTCTGGAAGGAGCAGGTTGTTGTCGATGGACGCATCATTACTGGCCAGAACCCAAACTCTGCCCAGGGTGTTGGTGTTGCGATTGCTCGGGCTCTTG GTCTTGATTCTGCTTAA
- a CDS encoding uncharacterized protein (EggNog:ENOG41~SECRETED:SignalP(1-21)): MLQKLVAPLLLLVSYSSTITAQDTQSSSRSSWPSCSARTQHLSDPPYQDYFYSDCHVDAQAVVTSPLPGSDLSIIKPRFLVAWPAGNSGVCTLFQPQSGKAGSLAIELVNSTLGAPLGPVYSKSKCKGSANPIVGVEGVLSFNDSAELPTAILGSVRNIRDFTEGGYLSPIIQAGINVTKFQKTGAQISRLWLDNVTTTTFTLVPWKNNHNHIQIDNTTLRFGAGLYRFSASFNYPQLTQLTPSQLLNEQSQSLAKQHPETVSSLSFFSYTEKLLAGGWRFLTYFGRDSMISALLLQPVLSSSAVEVVIGAALERVNRRDGSVSHEETIGDYATYVNLQNGIASTAAGFTYQMIDTDYYLPILMARYFNSSPNRITPLLDTKAGSINVDNLNLTWGDLSYATASKIMNITAAFEQNQTVDNLLTLKPGQNAGQWRDSPYGLANGRIPFDVNCALAPAALYAISSLAAMPSVYPNNSMTQTWAAIAAQRAKIWEDKTLQFFQYNMTTETAVARLAQYTSKSTFYDGPTNGDSVSNYSTDGMIIDYGLAINSPTTPEVIPITHTDTAFRHYLLNATDDEQLTTFINASANAILRPFPAGLSTPIGVVVANPALSNNNDFIGGFTNTAYHGTVVWSWQLALTAKGFERQLERCHGSSNVTDIPSSITNATAIPQFCSNNGVYTALKTAYNRLWDIIEDNSQQLESEVWSWTYSGGKNGTAKDFKFSPLGASGGTESDVRQLWSLTFLSVTRNKSFS; this comes from the coding sequence ATGCTCCAAAAGCTCGTCGCCCCGTTACTGCTCCTCGTGAGCTACAGCAGCACCATCACTGCGCAGGACACTCAGTCGAGCAGCAGgtcatcatggccatcatgCTCAGCCCGAACGCAGCATCTCAGTGATCCTCCCTATCAAGACTACTTCTATTCAGACTGCCATGTTGATGCCCAGGCCGTCGTCACCAGCCCTCTTCCCGGCAGCGATCTCTCCATCATTAAGCCCCGGTTCCTCGTTGCCTGGCCTGCTGGCAACAGCGGCGTCTGCACACTCTTCCAGCCCCAGAGCGGCAAAGCTGGCAGCCTCGCCATTGAGCTTGTCAATTCCACGTTGGGAGCCCCCTTGGGTCCGGTCTACAGTAAAAGCAAATGCAAAGGCTCTGCCAACCCCATCGTCGGCGTTGAGGGCGTCCTCTCGTTCAATGATTCAGCTGAGCTTCCAACCGCAATTCTAGGCAGCGTGAGAAACATACGCGACTTCACCGAAGGAGGCTACCTCAGTCCTATTATTCAAGCAGGCATCAACGTCACCAAGTTCCAAAAGACGGGCGCCCAAATATCTCGTTTATGGCTGGACAATGTCACAACGACTACTTTTACTCTTGTGCCCTGGAAAAACAACCACAACCACATTCAAATCGACAACACAACGCTGCGATTTGGCGCTGGATTGTACCGCTTTTCAGCTTCCTTCAACTACCCTCAACTCACGCAACTCACACCAAGCCAGCTTCTAAACGAGCAGTCCCAATCCCTCGCCAAGCAACATCCAGAGACTGTCTCATcgctttccttcttctcttacaCCGAGAAACTTCTTGCCGGCGGCTGGCGTTTCCTCACTTATTTTGGCCGCGATAGCATGATCTCCGCACTTCTCCTTCAACCCGTCCTCAGCAGCTCAGCCGTCGAAGTCGTTATTGGAGCAGCACTCGAACGCGTAAACCGAAGAGATGGATCAGTTTCTCACGAAGAAACTATTGGCGACTATGCCACGTATGTGAATCTGCAAAACGGCATCGCGTCTACAGCTGCCGGATTCACGTATCAAATGATTGATACCGATTACTATCTTCCCATTTTGATGGCGCGATACTTTAACTCGTCGCCGAATCGAATCACTCCACTCTTGGACACCAAAGCTGGATCTATCAATGTCGATAATTTGAATCTGACCTGGGGAGATCTCAGCTACGCAACTGCCAGCAAGATTATGAACATTACAGCCGCGTTTGAGCAGAACCAAACTGTGGATAATCTCCTCACTCTCAAACCGGGCCAGAACGCCGGCCAATGGCGTGATTCTCCCTATGGCCTCGCCAATGGCCGCATTCCGTTCGACGTCAACTGCGCTTTAGCTCCTGCTGCCCTGTatgccatctccagcttaGCAGCCATGCCTAGTGTCTATCCCAACAACTCGATGACGCAAACCTGGGCCGCAATCGCAGCTCAGCGAGCCAAAATATGGGAAGACAAGACACTGCAGTTCTTCCAGTACAACATGACTACGGAAACTGCCGTTGCGAGATTGGCGCAGTACACAAGCAAAAGCACATTCTACGACGGTCCTACGAATGGCGACTCAGTATCGAACTACTCTACTGATGGGATGATAATAGACTATGGGCTGGCCATCAACAGCCCAACGACGCCAGAGGTTATCCCAATCACTCACACAGACACGGCTTTCCGCCACTATCTGCTCAACGCCACAGACGATGAACAGCTCACAACATTTATCAACGCCTCGGCAAACGCAATCCTCCGTCCATTCCCAGCCGGACTGAGCACCCCAAtcggcgtcgtcgtcgcaaATCCGGCACTATCCAACAACAACGATTTCATCGGAGGCTTCACCAACACTGCCTACCACGGCACCGTCGTCTGGAGCTGGCAGTTGGCACTCACGGCGAAAGGATTCGAGCGACAGCTTGAGCGCTGCCACGGCTCAAGTAACGTCACGGACATTCCATCGTCCATCACAAACGCAACTGCAATACCCCAATTCTGCAGCAATAATGGCGTGTACACTGCGCTGAAGACGGCATACAACAGGCTATGGGATATCATTGAGGATAACTCACAGCAGCTCGAGTCTGAGGTCTGGAGCTGGACGTATAGCGGTGGTAAGAATGGCACAGCAAAGGACTTCAAGTTCTCTCCTCTTGGCGCGAGCGGCGGAACAGAAAGCGACGTGCGGCAGTTGTGGAGTTTGACGTTTTTGTCTGTCACAAGGAACAAGAGCTTTTCGTAG
- a CDS encoding uncharacterized protein (EggNog:ENOG41), whose protein sequence is MGEDSLLSVIFKDKRVKGRAIKAATQLFANTAPIVKTIEAGAGLIKIGDTLSKANELAGRVNDFAPRANQMADGLNRFIPAMQVMGQSVADSARIFAYFSMIATTVRIGMNLVQTYQGIQALQLIAAKLQDISAALQAQTALIAQKEFPDYVHSMIRERLTQTSDDPSRDHWFFLWHPDDDWYPKFFHLLEEKPLGSRFCGYTNQIDSVFVFMIAARRRISEMEYKARRRGQSIRPTRLHLLVPAYQPVLIAEALRIPEEVGDFVMEGRINSNREFVWLNLPDDQRHYTLNIGQWIPPNPSWLGWAASKIGLGEKPLRLRTPRALGASQIPLEIEATPLPKDEDDDGSSTLVNPSIAPSEASFREDDDKGKEKSKRPSSTPLHQRERRHRSSRRT, encoded by the coding sequence ATGGGGGAAGACAGCCTCCTCTCCGTCATATTCAAGGACAAGAGGGTCAAAGGCAGGGCCATCAAAGCAGCCACCCAGCTCTTCGCCAATACCGCCCCCATCGTCAAGACCATCGAAGCCGGCGCCGGCCTCATCAAGATTGGAGACACGCTGTCCAAGGCCAATGAGCTCGCGGGCAGGGTCAATGACTTTGCGCCCAGGGCGAACCAGATGGCCGATGGGCTCAACAGGTTCATCCCCGCCATGCAGGTCATGGGCCAGTCCGTCGCAGACAGCGCCCGGATCTTTGCGTACTTTAGCATGATTGCAACCACAGTCCGGATCGGCATGAACCTCGTCCAGACGTACCAGGGAATCCAGGCGCTAcagctcatcgccgccaagcTGCAGGACATCTCAGCCGCTCTCCAGGCGCAGACGGCGCTCATTGCGCAAAAGGAGTTTCCCGACTACGTGCACAGCATGATTAGAGAGCGGCTCACTCAGACGTCGGACGATCCGTCTCGGGATCACTGGTTCTTCCTCTGGCACCCGGACGACGACTGGTACCCCAAGTTTTTCCATctgctggaggagaagcCGCTGGGGTCGAGATTCTGCGGCTACACGAACCAGATCGACTCTGTGTTTGTCTTTATGATTGCAGCGCGGCGGCGCATCTCGGAGATGGAGTACAAGGCGCGGCGGCGAGGGCAATCCATCCGCCCAACAAGGCTGCACCTCCTGGTCCCGGCATATCAACCCGTTCTCATCGCAGAAGCACTCCGGATCCCTGAAGAAGTTGGCGATTTCGTCATGGAAGGACGCATCAACAGCAACCGAGAATTCGTCTGGCTCAATCTGCCCGACGACCAGCGGCATTACACCCTAAACATTGGCCAGTGGATCCCGCCGAATCCGagctggctgggctgggcggCGTCGAAAATCGGACTGGGCGAGAagccgctgcggctgcggacGCCGAGAGCTCTAGGGGCCAGCCAGATACCGCTAGAGATTGAGGCGACGCCGCTGCCaaaggatgaggacgacgacgggaGCAGTACCCTGGTCAATCCGTCGATAGCGCCATCGGAAGCTAGTTTTCGGGAGGACGATgacaagggcaaggagaagagcaagcgaccatcatcaacgccaTTGCATCAGCGCGAGAGACggcatcgcagcagcagacggACTTAG
- a CDS encoding uncharacterized protein (EggNog:ENOG41) — protein MVNVAGRSRGCATCRKRRVKCDQSLPECLRCLGMGLKCPGARTDAFFVHTVVPDASLRDSSSAAVTTIKSASSHKTMMVHLPQLPSWQPSRADAFDQLFVSHFIDCFFGRARPSLPIPHGTPKIWLHELPGFLTSPNPSPVQCSIRAASMLSYGTVTGDVSIKTEACRWYMRALQSLRYLLSLDDSGSSLYSPESTVCAAVMLIHFETTAGTSPKAWLPHVNGAASLLEAQGPDRCRDGFMHQIFRHLRLQTFVAAMSDNRLHPFASSQWTTVPFEIHPKLIFDNLIDVLFAVLRCLSTANDLISSNVNHMRQLQAELSNHIQDARLQMHEWRSEAMLYTSRREDDQSASVSEAEQDITTSLDARHFMLPYTDIPSAALVSFYDAANIIVLRLLHLVSPTASLYDARIQQHTQSILSAHEMISEKSGPEPSRGSIMLVQQLKIAALWSVSSQQRAMAVNMLQGFRKGGFAGISAPSHEYFADVAAHILRNYPVEAT, from the exons ATGGTCAATGTCGCcggcagaagcagaggctgcgCAACATGTCGGAAACGCAGAGTCAAG TGCGACCAGTCTCTCCCCGAATGCCTGCGATGCCTCGGCATGGGCTTGAAATGTCCTGGTGCCCGCACAGACGCCTTCTTTGTCCACACAGTCGTCCCTGATGCTTCATTGCGTGATTCATCATCAGCTGCTGTCACAACCATCAAGTCGGCGTCGTCACACAAGACGATGATGGTGCATTTGCCGCAGCTTCCGTCATGGCAGCCATCTCGCGCCGACGCCTTTGACCAGCTCTTCGTATCTCACTTCATCGACTGCTTTTTCGGCCGGGCTCGGCCATCTTTGCCCATTCCTCACGGTACACCCAAGATTTGGCTTCACGAGCTTCCCGGCTTTCTCACCTCTCCCAACCCGTCTCCCGTCCAGTGCTCCATCCGCGCAGCATCCATGCTCAGCTACGGCACGGTTACTGGAGATGTATCCATCAAGACCGAGGCTTGCAGATGGTACATGAGGGCACTGCAGAGCTTGCGGTATCTGCTGTCGCTTGATGATTCGGGTTCATCTCTATATTCCCCGGAAAGCACGGTATGCGCGGCTGTCATGCTCATCCACTTTGAAACTACGGCCGGAACCAGCCCAAAGGCATGGCTGCCGCACGTCAACGGTGCGGCTTCGCTACTGGAAGCTCAAGGGCCAGATCGTTGCCGCGACGGGTTTATGCATCAGATATTCAGGCATTTGCGGCTGCAGACG TTCGTCGCGGCAATGTCTGATAATAGGCTTCACCCTTTTGCCTCGTCGCAATGGACGACGGTTCCCTTTGAGATCCATCCAAAGCTAATCTTTGACAACCTGATTGACGTTCTCTTTGCTGTACTAAGATGCTTGTCAACGGCAAATGATCTCATTTCATCTAATGTCAACCACATGCGACAGCTGCAAGCCGAACTCAGCAATCACATCCAGGACGCAAGGCTTCAAATGCACGAGTGGAGATCAGAAGCCATGCTCTATACCTCTCGGAGAGAAGATGATCAAAGCGCCTCAGTCTCTGAAGCTGAACAGGATATTACGACATCTTTGGATGCTCGTCATTTCATGCTGCCATATACTGATATTCCATCAGCGGCATTGGTCTCATTCTACGATGCTGCCAATATCATTGTACTTCGCCTCCTACACCTGGTTTCTCCCACAGCATCTTTATATGATGCGCGCATTCAACAACACACACAATCAATCCTGTCTGCACACGAGATGATTAGCGAAAAGTCCGGCCCTGAGCCAAGCCGCGGCTCCATCATGCTGGTCCAGCAATTAAAGATTGCTGCCTTGTGGAGCGTGTCTTCGCAGCAGAGGGCGATGGCAGTGAATATGCTCCAAGGCTTTCGAAAGGGAGGCTTCGCAGGCATTTCGGCGCCATCTCACGAGTATTTTGCCGATGTGGCGGCCCATATTCTTCGCAATTACCCCGTTGAAGCGACTTGA
- a CDS encoding uncharacterized protein (EggNog:ENOG41): MKIAIIGGGISGFTVYLELKKHLLKGDDSAQDLDIKIYEAYDTGKDVTFEDREQGPTYSSTLIVGGGLGIAPNGLRVLQRLDGKLLREVTRDGYVITRSNFKNKNGNLLMYIDSNEVTARKSGEASKDLNMVACSRHSFWRSLRTRIPEEDIITKRVSQVIANPEGRNIVRFVDESEPVEADIVIGADGVKSIAKGALFPEVAEDRYPPHYEGLVGIGGFMPATGLAESVDKGSMNFIFGGNGFFGYFYSHSDPSDPNRDNPYLASKPGETLAWWSTYEIKECPDRSTLDMDDVSRQLRERHAQWKDPVIQQVIKSERVTHMYPTWTSPPLPTWERDGVVLLGDAAHALPSTSGQGVSQALEDCESFVLFLAHQMKRADLSKPDAEKQAAIKAAKQYMELRKPRVTEILENAKKIQNSKRDMGVVREYAMYTMFKLLSFFPNTVIKPTRKLYDYDVAEEAAQMIASDG, encoded by the exons ATGAAGATAGCCATCATCGGTGGTGGCATTTCCGGCTTTACAGTATACCTCGAACTAAAAAAGCATCTGTTAAAAGGCGACGACTCTGCCCAAGACCTCGATATCAAGATATACGAGGCCTACGACACCGGAAAAGACGTCACGTTTGAGGACCGAGAGCAAGGACCGACGTATTCCTCCACGCTCATCGTCGGCGGTGGACTAGGCATCGCACCCAATGGCCTCAGGGTCCTTCAGCGGCTTGACGGGAAGCTTCTGCGTGAAGTCACTCGTGACGGATATGTGATAACGCGATCCAACTTCAAGAACAAGAATGGGAATCTTCTCATGTATATCGATTCCAATGAAGTCACCGCCAGGAAGTCAGGTGAGGCTTCAAAGGATCTCAACATGGTAGCGTGCAGTCGCCATTCGTTTTGGAGGTCTCTACGTACTCGCATTCCAGAAGAGGATATCATCACCAAGCGCGTGTCGCAAGTCATTGCCAATCCTGAAGGACGAAACATTGTCCGTTTCGTCGACGAAAGCGAGCCAGTAGAGGCTGACATCGTGATTGGTGCTGACGGTGTGAAATCAATTGCCAAAGGGGCTTTGTTTCCGGAGGTGGCAGAAGACCGATATCCTCCCCATTACGA AGGCCTTGTCGGGATTGGAGGTTTCATGCCGGCAACGGGATTAGCGGAGTCTGTCGATAAAGGGTCAATGAACTTCATCTTTGGAggcaatggcttctttggGTACTTTTATTCACACAGCGACCCCTCAGATCCCAACCGTGATAATCCATACCTCGCTTCTAAGCCAGGAGAAACACTGGCCTGGTGGTCCACGTATGAGATTAAAGAATGCCCAGATCGCAGCACACTCGACATGGACGATGTTTCCCGACAGCTTCGAGAGAGGCACGCTCAGTGGAAAGATCCCGTCATCCAGCAAGTCATAAAATCAGAGCGCGTTACGCACATGTATCCCACATGGACGTCACCACCGCTCCCAACTTGGGAACGCGACGGAGTTGTCCTGCTTGGAGACGCAGCACATGCCCTGCCCTCGACTTCGGGTCAGGGTGTATCACAAGCACTAGAGGACTGCGAATCGTTTGTCCTATTCCTGGCACACCAGATGAAACGGGCAGATCTGAGCAAGCCAGACGCTGAGAAGCAAGCCGCGATCAAGGCCGCAAAACAATACATGGAGCTTCGAAAGCCACGCGTCACGGAGATACTAGAAAATGCGAAAAAAATTCAGAATTCAAAGCGCGACATGGGGGTCGTCCGAGAGTATGCCATGTACACGATGTTCAAATTGCTCA GCTTCTTCCCCAACACTGTGATAAAGCCGACGCGCAAACTTTACGACTATGATGTTGccgaagaagctgctcaaaTGATTGCCAGTGATGGTTAG
- a CDS encoding uncharacterized protein (EggNog:ENOG41) gives MSDSEDFSEISSTSEEGDRLRSLLSLCPRYVVVPPNPPDGIAFALTGNAQIWDHLTDLHSGISNCKPGIWKAEVKLVEGAEFGNCDTEACLRWVADLDEETELDFSISLDEWQGWDQMLKDRFDDSVVEWDEGIAWKHAGTYYDDGGLFNVISMAYLTREAAHMVIEGRDHEELEMDDDEYSGYLEHVTLNDSPIDEEDSLRNAGFTFGGLHFGQDSIGGPPGLAVAEKDGQVVAIKLFMDDDELDEGTPFDSQPGKVVF, from the exons ATGAGCGACTCTGAAGATTTCTCCGAGATCTCCTCAACATCCGAAGAGGGCGACCGTCTGCGCAGCCTCCTGAGCCTATGCCCGCGTTATGTTGTCGTCCCCCCTAACCCCCCGGATGGAATCGCTTTTGCCCTGACGGGAAATGCCCAAATATGGGACCACCTGACCGACTTGCATTCGGGCATCTCAAACTGCAAACCAGGCATCTGGAAGGCGGAAGTGAAGTTGGTCGAGGGCGCAGAGTTTGGAAACTGTGATACGGAAGCGTGCCTTCGCTGGGTTGCAGACTTGGACGAGGAGACTGAACTCGATTTTAGTATTTCTCTGGATGAGTGGCAGGGCTGGGACCAGATGCTCAAAGACAGATTTGACGACTCCGTTGTCGAATGGGACGAGGGCATAGCGTGGAAGCATGCTGGAACCTACTATGATGATGGCGGGCTTTTCAACGTCATTTCCATGGCATATCTCACCCGTGAAGCCGCGCACATGGTCATAGAGGGACGTGATCACGAGGAGCTCGAaatggacgacgacgaatatTCCGGCTACCTTGAGCACGTTACACTCAACGACAGCCCCATCGACGAGGAGGATTCCCTCAGAAATGCAGGCTTCACATTTGGAGGGCTCCACT TTGGGCAAGACTCCATCGGCGGGCCACCCGGTCTCGCTGTGGCTGAGAAAGACGGCCAAGTAGTCGcgattaagctttttatggatgatgatgagcttgaCGAGGGGACTCCCTTTGACAGCCAGCCTGGCAAGGTTGTCTTTTGA